One genomic window of Herpetosiphonaceae bacterium includes the following:
- a CDS encoding penicillin-binding transpeptidase domain-containing protein, translating into MRRLVVFRIFVLLTFVALVSQLWVLQFQEGASLAINARGNTERPVYERPLRGEIFARDSKTILAESLPSYTIGILPSQLPGKPGGPERQAMFAWLDDLLKFQSTLVVTPSEQLTYEPRMKQDMELITGPFETPTPSVTEAFTITVPISRSVEAFQLTRTYSTTLLFHSPIEHILAHAGLPAYETVPLTTTRDLAIGRIIEENKSIAPGLPGVQVEPNYQRSYPKSVEVMSLSHLLGYVGPIDQCGIIRHNPERFWSPIYITGQITSTLEEKRAALIEACGLDPFELARKDERAGIQYLLTDRIGKDGLEYTYEADMRGQLGEKKIEVDAQERLVSEPVEVRPTRLGNNLVLTIDYELQKQTEQILRKWIAEAERRRQTSPPPSKPGQPDKRQYFPIEAGVAIALEVKTGRILSMVSWPAFDNNIFNRRRSQQEVDTIFSPPYPKQAPAINQAIQGLFPPGSTWKQISAAAALEGGVIRPDTKLRDPGYLDVKNTYFEHDRKYDQRFPNSIRRDNGWIDVRQALQVSSNVFFQSVIGGTEYVRNLADGEKIPGLDETGEKLADMAFAFGFGRPTNIPLPGEYSGVVPSKSWKKKQLGAFGQEAWTIGDTYNTTIGQGNLQVTPLQLAIASAAVANGGTLYQPQVVEKVIDPNGELVREIPPVVNGKLPVSDEHLRVIREGMRLAITDGLDVCARKDVSGLDIAGKTGTAEYLERLDPDKGPTEDNIRKRSHAWFAGFAPYDDPQIEVVVLVEGAGDMNDGSATIAVPAVTEIMQSYFKVTPPIDPAKPIPPYNLPCH; encoded by the coding sequence ATGCGTCGTCTTGTCGTCTTTCGGATCTTCGTGCTGCTCACCTTCGTCGCACTGGTCAGCCAGCTCTGGGTGCTGCAATTTCAGGAGGGCGCGTCGCTCGCGATCAACGCGCGGGGCAATACCGAGCGTCCGGTCTATGAGCGTCCGCTGCGCGGCGAGATCTTTGCCCGCGACAGCAAAACGATCTTGGCGGAGAGCCTGCCGAGCTACACGATCGGCATCCTGCCCAGCCAGTTGCCGGGCAAGCCCGGCGGCCCTGAGCGGCAGGCCATGTTCGCCTGGCTCGACGATCTGCTGAAGTTCCAGAGCACGCTGGTGGTCACGCCCAGCGAGCAGCTCACGTACGAGCCGCGCATGAAGCAGGACATGGAGCTGATCACGGGTCCGTTCGAGACGCCGACGCCGTCTGTCACCGAGGCGTTTACTATCACCGTGCCGATCTCGCGCTCGGTCGAGGCCTTTCAGCTGACGCGCACCTACTCGACCACGCTCCTGTTTCACTCGCCGATCGAGCATATTCTGGCCCACGCGGGCCTGCCCGCCTACGAGACGGTACCGCTGACCACGACGCGGGATCTGGCGATCGGGCGGATCATCGAGGAGAACAAATCGATCGCGCCTGGCCTGCCGGGCGTGCAGGTCGAGCCGAACTATCAGCGCTCCTATCCCAAGAGCGTCGAGGTGATGTCGCTCTCGCATCTGCTGGGCTACGTCGGGCCGATCGACCAGTGCGGCATTATCAGGCACAATCCTGAGCGCTTCTGGAGCCCGATCTATATCACCGGGCAGATCACGTCGACGCTTGAAGAAAAGCGGGCCGCCCTGATCGAGGCGTGCGGCCTCGACCCGTTCGAGCTGGCGCGCAAAGACGAGCGGGCCGGTATTCAATACCTGCTGACCGACCGGATCGGCAAGGACGGGCTGGAATATACCTACGAGGCAGATATGCGCGGCCAGCTCGGCGAAAAGAAGATCGAGGTCGACGCGCAGGAGCGGCTGGTTTCAGAGCCGGTCGAGGTGCGTCCGACGAGGCTGGGCAACAACCTGGTGCTGACGATCGACTACGAGCTGCAAAAGCAGACCGAGCAGATCTTGCGCAAATGGATCGCCGAGGCCGAGCGCCGCCGCCAGACCTCGCCGCCGCCCTCAAAGCCGGGACAGCCCGACAAGCGGCAATACTTCCCGATCGAGGCCGGCGTGGCAATCGCGCTTGAGGTGAAGACGGGCCGCATTCTGTCGATGGTGAGCTGGCCGGCCTTCGACAACAACATCTTCAACCGCCGCCGCAGCCAGCAAGAGGTCGATACGATCTTCAGCCCGCCCTACCCGAAGCAGGCCCCGGCGATCAACCAGGCGATTCAGGGCTTGTTCCCGCCCGGCTCGACCTGGAAGCAGATCTCGGCGGCGGCTGCGCTCGAAGGCGGCGTGATCCGGCCCGATACCAAGCTGCGCGATCCGGGCTATCTCGACGTGAAAAACACCTACTTCGAGCACGACCGGAAGTACGATCAGCGGTTTCCGAACTCGATCCGGCGCGACAACGGCTGGATCGATGTGCGCCAGGCGCTTCAAGTTTCGTCCAACGTCTTTTTCCAGTCGGTGATCGGCGGGACGGAGTACGTGCGCAACCTGGCCGACGGCGAGAAGATCCCCGGTCTGGACGAGACGGGCGAGAAGCTGGCCGATATGGCGTTTGCGTTCGGCTTCGGCAGGCCAACCAACATCCCGCTGCCGGGCGAGTACAGCGGCGTCGTGCCGTCGAAGTCGTGGAAGAAAAAGCAGCTGGGCGCGTTCGGCCAGGAGGCCTGGACGATCGGCGATACCTACAACACGACGATCGGGCAGGGCAACTTGCAGGTGACGCCGCTCCAGCTCGCGATTGCGTCGGCGGCGGTCGCGAACGGCGGCACGCTCTACCAGCCCCAGGTCGTCGAGAAAGTGATCGATCCGAACGGCGAGCTTGTGCGCGAGATCCCGCCCGTAGTCAACGGTAAGCTGCCCGTCTCAGATGAGCATCTGCGGGTGATCCGCGAGGGCATGCGGCTGGCGATCACCGATGGCCTCGACGTGTGCGCGCGTAAGGATGTTTCGGGCCTGGACATCGCGGGCAAGACCGGCACCGCAGAGTATCTTGAGCGGCTTGATCCGGACAAAGGCCCGACCGAGGACAACATTCGCAAGCGCTCGCACGCCTGGTTCGCCGGGTTCGCGCCCTACGACGATCCGCAGATCGAAGTGGTGGTGCTGGTCGAGGGCGCGGGCGATATGAACGACGGCTCTGCGACGATCGCGGTCCCGGCTGTCACCGAGATCATGCAATCCTACTTCAAGGTAACGCCGCCGATCGATCCGGCCAAGCCGATCCCGCCGTACAATCTGCCGTGTCACTAG
- the minE gene encoding cell division topological specificity factor MinE, which produces MSFLDTLLGRKRESSSAIAKERLLTVLVHDRVKLTPEMLEAMRKEIIEVISKYVDIADPDAIDVSLMRGEESDHLKADIPVRRSRT; this is translated from the coding sequence ATGAGCTTTTTGGATACGTTACTTGGCCGTAAACGCGAGAGCAGCTCGGCGATTGCCAAAGAGCGCCTGCTGACGGTGCTGGTGCATGACCGCGTGAAGCTGACGCCGGAGATGCTGGAGGCGATGCGCAAGGAGATCATCGAGGTCATCTCCAAGTACGTCGACATCGCCGATCCCGATGCGATCGATGTAAGCCTGATGCGCGGCGAGGAGAGCGATCACCTGAAAGCCGACATTCCCGTACGGCGGTCACGAACCTGA
- the guaA gene encoding glutamine-hydrolyzing GMP synthase, with amino-acid sequence MPTESIIVLDFGSQYSQLIVRRLREAGVYSELLPFYAEAEQALILNPRGVVLSGGPASVYAPGAPQMPAWVIESGLPVLGICYGMQLIAQTLGGGVEASIKREFGPAEITIDHPESPLFAALDQQQRVWMSHGDRLTGLPTGFHPIAHSTNSPYAAMGDERRRWYGLQFHPEVVHTPQGRELIRNFAYRVCGCEGGWTAEAIAEQAIARIREQVGAGRVICGLSGGVDSAVAAALIGRAVGEQLTCIFVDTGLLRLGEAEQVIETFRNHLHIPLVAVNAAEEFLSALEGVSDPEAKRKIIGEKFIRIFEREAESLGDVQFLAQGTLYPDVIESTAADRNVAAKIKTHHNVGGLPEKMNLKLVEPLRYLFKDEVRAVGLELGLPEAWVWRHPFPGPGLAVRILGPITHERAETLRRADAIFLEELRHFGLEREVQQAFAVLLPVQSVGVMGDYRTYADAIALRAVTTEDFMTADWARLPADLLQRAANRIVNEVQGVNRVVYDITSKPPATIEWE; translated from the coding sequence ATGCCCACAGAATCGATTATTGTGCTCGACTTTGGCTCGCAGTACAGCCAGCTTATCGTGCGGCGGCTGCGTGAGGCGGGCGTCTATAGCGAGCTGCTGCCGTTCTACGCCGAGGCCGAGCAAGCGCTGATTCTCAATCCGCGCGGCGTGGTGCTGTCGGGTGGTCCCGCGAGCGTCTACGCGCCGGGAGCGCCGCAGATGCCCGCCTGGGTGATCGAGAGCGGGCTGCCGGTGCTGGGAATCTGCTACGGCATGCAGCTGATCGCGCAGACGCTCGGCGGCGGCGTCGAGGCGTCGATCAAACGCGAGTTCGGCCCCGCTGAGATCACGATCGACCATCCCGAATCGCCGCTTTTTGCCGCGCTCGATCAGCAGCAGCGCGTCTGGATGAGCCACGGCGATCGGCTGACGGGCCTGCCCACGGGCTTCCACCCGATCGCGCACTCGACGAACTCGCCCTACGCCGCGATGGGCGACGAGCGGCGGCGCTGGTATGGCCTGCAATTCCATCCTGAGGTGGTGCATACGCCGCAGGGCCGCGAGCTGATCCGCAACTTCGCCTACCGCGTCTGCGGCTGTGAGGGCGGCTGGACGGCAGAGGCGATTGCCGAGCAGGCGATTGCGCGCATCCGCGAGCAGGTCGGCGCGGGCCGTGTGATCTGCGGCCTCAGCGGCGGCGTCGACTCGGCGGTGGCGGCGGCGCTGATCGGCAGGGCGGTCGGCGAGCAGCTCACGTGTATCTTTGTCGATACCGGCCTGCTGCGCCTGGGCGAGGCCGAGCAGGTGATCGAAACCTTCCGCAATCATCTGCATATTCCGCTGGTCGCGGTCAATGCCGCCGAGGAGTTTCTCAGCGCGCTGGAGGGCGTCTCCGATCCTGAGGCCAAGCGCAAGATCATCGGCGAGAAGTTTATCCGCATCTTCGAGCGCGAGGCCGAGTCGCTGGGCGATGTGCAGTTTTTGGCCCAGGGCACGCTCTACCCCGACGTGATCGAGAGCACGGCGGCGGATCGCAACGTCGCGGCTAAGATCAAGACGCATCACAACGTCGGCGGCCTGCCCGAAAAGATGAACCTGAAGCTGGTCGAGCCGCTGCGCTACCTGTTCAAGGACGAGGTGCGCGCGGTGGGCCTGGAGCTTGGCCTTCCCGAAGCGTGGGTCTGGCGGCATCCCTTCCCCGGCCCCGGCTTGGCCGTGCGCATCCTCGGCCCGATCACGCACGAGCGGGCGGAGACGCTGCGCCGCGCCGACGCGATCTTCCTGGAGGAGCTGCGCCACTTCGGGCTGGAGCGCGAGGTGCAGCAGGCGTTCGCGGTGCTGCTGCCTGTGCAGAGCGTGGGCGTCATGGGCGATTATCGCACCTACGCCGATGCAATTGCGCTGCGGGCGGTGACGACCGAGGACTTTATGACGGCGGATTGGGCGCGTTTGCCCGCCGATCTGCTTCAGCGCGCGGCCAACCGGATCGTCAACGAGGTGCAGGGTGTTAACCGCGTCGTCTACGACATTACCTCCAAGCCGCCCGCAACCATCGAGTGGGAGTAG
- the minC gene encoding septum site-determining protein MinC: MSTPIAIKGNKDGLRLMLAEDTGWDELLAAVRSQLERGTDFFHGAELTIDIGDRPLQEEQLAELLSLMREHGLQPSALATSSREGRSAGRGVGLMTRPANRQPSVVPREKEPESALLVMRTLRSGQVLRHPSHITIIGDVNPGAEVVAGGSVLVWGRLRGTVHAGALGDQSAVVCALELMPSLLRIADLMSRPPDQRPNGPETARIQDEQIVVEQWEGIKPRPA, translated from the coding sequence ATGAGTACACCGATCGCGATCAAAGGAAACAAAGACGGCCTCCGGCTGATGCTGGCCGAGGATACAGGCTGGGACGAGCTACTGGCCGCAGTGCGCAGCCAACTGGAGCGCGGCACCGATTTTTTCCACGGCGCGGAGCTGACGATCGACATCGGCGACCGGCCATTGCAGGAAGAGCAGCTCGCTGAGCTGCTGAGCCTGATGCGCGAGCACGGGCTTCAGCCCTCGGCGCTGGCAACCAGCTCGCGCGAAGGGCGCAGCGCGGGGCGAGGCGTGGGCCTGATGACACGACCGGCCAACCGGCAGCCGTCGGTGGTGCCGCGCGAGAAAGAGCCGGAGAGCGCGCTGCTTGTGATGCGCACGCTCCGCTCCGGCCAGGTGCTGCGCCATCCGAGCCACATTACGATCATCGGCGATGTCAACCCAGGCGCGGAGGTCGTTGCCGGTGGCAGCGTGCTGGTCTGGGGGCGGCTGCGGGGCACAGTCCATGCTGGCGCGCTCGGCGATCAAAGCGCTGTCGTCTGCGCGCTGGAGCTGATGCCGTCGCTGCTGCGGATCGCCGATCTGATGTCGCGACCGCCCGATCAGCGACCGAACGGCCCTGAGACGGCGCGTATTCAGGACGAGCAGATCGTCGTCGAGCAGTGGGAAGGGATCAAACCTCGGCCCGCGTGA
- a CDS encoding AI-2E family transporter gives MQPIQHKPIVFPLWAKITTVSIIIVLTILLLRSVGGLLNPFIWAIITAYLLNPLVSALTTRTHIARLWWVVLLYIVAGLLLYLGINWLVPRLANQYSDLVRALPDFALRVEHWIAENGVVELGGTTLDLRPDEQEVANFFTELGRELPSSVPELVLGVLERLVLLLVYLVVTFYLLLQADQITERIYGLIPAPQRHEIRELGRSIDRVLGAYIRSQLLLIMIMAVLTYIPLSILGVQYALILAIATGFLEIIPFVGPYTAAGSAMLVSVLQSTNTFGWPGWVLALVVGVIYLILRQAEDHLIIPNLVGHIVELHPIIVIFSILAGGAMGGALGLLIAVPVAATIRIILIYLYSKLVDSPTPIADVEAEEHRMLDTPPTPLAAPPGHGDLTEPKTGKRQRSEPADGRSSS, from the coding sequence ATGCAACCGATACAGCATAAACCGATTGTTTTTCCGCTCTGGGCGAAGATCACCACCGTCAGCATCATTATCGTGCTGACGATTCTGCTGCTGCGCTCGGTCGGCGGGCTGCTCAACCCCTTCATCTGGGCGATCATCACCGCCTACCTGCTCAACCCGCTTGTCTCGGCGCTGACGACACGCACCCACATCGCGCGGCTCTGGTGGGTCGTGCTGCTGTATATCGTCGCCGGGCTGCTGCTCTACCTGGGCATCAACTGGCTGGTGCCACGGCTTGCCAATCAGTACAGCGATCTGGTGCGGGCGCTGCCGGATTTCGCGCTGCGGGTGGAGCACTGGATTGCCGAGAACGGCGTGGTCGAGCTGGGCGGCACGACGCTGGATCTCAGGCCGGACGAGCAGGAAGTCGCCAATTTTTTCACCGAGCTAGGCCGCGAGCTGCCGTCGAGCGTGCCTGAGCTGGTGCTGGGCGTGCTTGAGCGGCTGGTGCTGCTGCTGGTCTATCTGGTCGTCACCTTTTACCTGCTACTGCAAGCCGATCAGATCACCGAGCGGATCTATGGCCTGATCCCGGCGCCGCAGCGCCACGAGATTCGCGAGCTAGGCCGCTCGATCGATCGGGTGCTGGGCGCGTACATTCGCAGCCAGCTGCTACTGATCATGATCATGGCCGTGCTGACCTATATCCCGCTCTCGATCCTGGGCGTGCAGTACGCGCTGATCCTGGCAATCGCGACAGGCTTTCTTGAGATCATCCCGTTTGTCGGACCCTACACCGCCGCCGGATCGGCGATGCTGGTGTCGGTCCTTCAGTCCACCAACACCTTCGGCTGGCCCGGCTGGGTGCTGGCGCTGGTCGTCGGCGTGATCTATCTCATTCTGCGTCAGGCCGAGGATCACCTGATCATTCCAAATCTGGTCGGCCATATCGTCGAGCTCCACCCGATCATCGTGATCTTCTCGATCCTGGCGGGTGGCGCGATGGGCGGCGCGCTTGGCCTGCTGATCGCGGTGCCGGTCGCGGCGACGATTCGCATCATCCTGATCTACCTGTACTCCAAGCTGGTCGACTCGCCGACGCCGATCGCGGATGTCGAGGCCGAAGAGCATCGCATGCTCGACACGCCGCCGACGCCGCTGGCCGCGCCGCCGGGCCACGGCGATCTGACCGAGCCCAAGACTGGCAAGCGCCAGCGTAGCGAGCCTGCCGATGGACGTTCGTCAAGCTGA
- the mreD gene encoding rod shape-determining protein MreD has product MGDYRPKIEQRILRQILRALMLLCVALLQTALAPTFWRFRADWVLIAVIGWTLLRGLIPGVRWAIYGGLSLDLLGTLPIGSHLLALLFCVVVVAVVVEPLDREQPLLLIGAMLGASLLYGFTLALLLPLTNFNVPWQHYPLVEIVPTAIVNTIVAIPTFALLRRLHRRGQPTIEA; this is encoded by the coding sequence ATGGGTGATTACCGGCCAAAAATAGAACAGCGCATCCTGCGCCAGATCTTGCGCGCGCTGATGCTGCTGTGTGTGGCCTTGCTCCAGACCGCGCTCGCGCCGACGTTCTGGCGCTTTCGCGCCGACTGGGTGCTGATCGCCGTGATCGGGTGGACCCTCCTGCGGGGCCTGATTCCGGGCGTGCGCTGGGCGATCTACGGCGGCCTGTCGCTCGATCTGCTGGGCACGCTGCCGATCGGCAGCCATCTGCTGGCGCTGCTCTTCTGCGTCGTCGTCGTCGCGGTAGTCGTCGAGCCGCTGGACCGCGAGCAGCCGCTGCTGCTGATCGGGGCGATGCTGGGAGCGTCGCTGCTCTACGGCTTCACGCTGGCGCTGCTGCTGCCGCTGACCAACTTCAACGTGCCCTGGCAGCACTATCCCCTGGTCGAGATCGTGCCGACCGCGATCGTCAACACGATCGTCGCGATCCCAACGTTTGCCCTGCTGCGGCGCTTACACCGTCGCGGGCAGCCAACCATTGAAGCGTAA
- a CDS encoding rod shape-determining protein, with amino-acid sequence MANPLSGLIGAFSRDLGIDLGTANTLVYARGKGIIISEPSVVAMDSRTKKPLTVGAEAKAMVGKTPSSIVAVRPLKDGVIADFNVVEKMLEYFIKKAGSPRPRVVVGVPSGVTEVEKRAAKDAAENAGARQAFVVEEPMAAAIGAGLPVEEPIGSMIVDIGGGTTEVAVISLGGIVVNHSLRIAGDEIDEAVIQFARREYNLLIGERMAEKAKIAAGSAYPLDEEITVMLRGRDLLTGLPKAVEISSVELRDGISGPVSSIVEEVRTALEETPPELVADIMEHGIMLAGGGALLHGLAQRIAAETRMPVHIADDPLSCVARGAGRMVEEFANPKYHRILERSQNSGRPRMLEGRFGRR; translated from the coding sequence ATGGCAAATCCTCTTTCGGGATTGATCGGTGCGTTCAGTCGCGACCTGGGAATAGATCTTGGGACGGCTAATACGCTGGTTTACGCGCGCGGCAAAGGGATCATCATCTCGGAGCCGTCCGTGGTGGCGATGGATAGCCGCACGAAAAAGCCCCTGACGGTCGGCGCGGAGGCCAAGGCGATGGTCGGGAAAACGCCCAGCAGCATCGTCGCGGTCCGTCCGCTCAAAGACGGCGTGATCGCCGATTTCAACGTCGTCGAAAAGATGTTGGAGTACTTCATCAAGAAGGCCGGCTCGCCGCGCCCGCGCGTGGTCGTGGGCGTGCCTTCGGGCGTCACCGAGGTCGAGAAGCGCGCGGCCAAAGATGCCGCCGAAAACGCGGGCGCGCGTCAGGCGTTTGTCGTCGAAGAGCCGATGGCGGCGGCGATCGGCGCGGGGCTGCCCGTGGAAGAGCCGATCGGCTCGATGATCGTCGATATTGGCGGCGGCACCACCGAGGTCGCGGTAATCTCGCTCGGCGGCATCGTCGTCAATCACTCGCTGCGCATCGCGGGCGACGAGATCGACGAGGCGGTGATCCAGTTTGCCCGCCGCGAGTACAACCTGCTGATCGGCGAGCGCATGGCCGAGAAAGCCAAGATCGCGGCAGGCTCGGCGTATCCGCTCGACGAAGAGATTACCGTCATGCTGCGTGGCCGCGATCTGCTGACGGGGCTGCCCAAGGCGGTCGAGATTTCGAGCGTCGAGCTGCGCGATGGCATCTCCGGCCCGGTTTCGTCGATCGTGGAAGAGGTACGCACCGCGCTGGAAGAAACACCGCCGGAGCTGGTAGCGGACATCATGGAGCACGGCATTATGCTGGCCGGCGGCGGCGCGCTGCTGCACGGCCTGGCCCAGCGCATCGCGGCGGAAACCCGCATGCCGGTGCATATCGCCGACGATCCGCTAAGCTGCGTGGCGCGCGGCGCTGGCCGGATGGTAGAAGAGTTTGCCAATCCGAAGTATCATCGGATCTTGGAGCGCAGCCAGAACAGCGGACGCCCGCGCATGCTCGAAGGCCGCTTTGGGCGACGCTAA
- a CDS encoding GNAT family N-acetyltransferase, translating to MDVRQAEPDDLPYCAALSASVQSTHVWQLRLGYDPSVSQVGDELGATLHCTRLPRPIMVRPASAEPIEQLWSRAAEALIAEELDGIAGYVVLTIGATSAAATIARLVVAPQMRHRGIGGALLSAAAQWSRAVGLEMLVAHCSARNHPAANFYMRRGLRFAGYSEAFYPRGEVALFFQRPV from the coding sequence ATGGACGTTCGTCAAGCTGAGCCAGACGATCTGCCATACTGCGCGGCGCTGTCGGCCAGCGTCCAGAGCACGCATGTCTGGCAACTGCGCCTGGGCTACGATCCGAGCGTGTCGCAGGTGGGCGACGAGCTGGGCGCGACGCTCCACTGCACGCGCCTGCCGCGCCCGATCATGGTGCGGCCAGCCAGCGCCGAGCCGATCGAGCAGTTGTGGTCGCGGGCGGCAGAGGCGCTGATCGCGGAGGAGCTTGACGGTATCGCGGGCTATGTCGTGCTGACGATCGGCGCGACATCTGCCGCCGCTACGATCGCGCGGCTGGTCGTCGCGCCACAGATGCGGCATCGCGGGATCGGCGGCGCGCTGCTCAGCGCGGCAGCTCAGTGGAGCCGGGCCGTTGGCCTTGAGATGCTGGTAGCGCACTGCTCGGCGCGGAATCATCCCGCGGCCAATTTTTATATGCGCCGTGGCCTGCGCTTTGCCGGATATAGCGAGGCGTTCTACCCGCGCGGCGAGGTCGCGCTCTTCTTCCAGCGGCCAGTATAG
- the mreC gene encoding rod shape-determining protein MreC, giving the protein MRTTFDAPNERRSINLSRRRVTLLLLLTAIALGLILLDEGGQLDPVKGRAQAILQPIEQTLTQTRIAVGETIGSVTGMGTMQRQIDALEREVSALREENIRLKTYQNKIGLLEQELQIRQTYNWQTLSATVVRGSTDNGRRIVRISRGRVDGIAPGMGVVSKEGGSPAALIGVVDRVYAQTADVLLITDYGSTISARTAGTETPAEGLIAGQWQLGSRIKLTDVSRDVPLEIGQYIVTAGLSKALATDTPIAQVPPDVPIGTIISVSQTGHSQTAEVQPFVDPDRVRNIWVITGQK; this is encoded by the coding sequence ATGCGAACTACCTTCGACGCACCAAACGAACGCCGTTCGATCAACCTGAGCCGTCGTCGGGTCACGCTGTTGCTGCTGCTGACCGCGATCGCGCTTGGGCTGATCTTGCTGGACGAAGGCGGCCAGCTCGATCCGGTCAAAGGCCGTGCGCAGGCGATCCTACAGCCGATCGAGCAAACGCTGACCCAGACGCGCATCGCTGTCGGCGAGACGATCGGCAGCGTGACGGGCATGGGCACCATGCAGCGGCAGATCGACGCGCTCGAGCGCGAGGTGAGCGCGCTGCGCGAAGAGAATATTCGCCTCAAGACCTACCAGAATAAGATCGGGCTGCTGGAACAGGAGCTTCAGATCCGCCAGACCTACAACTGGCAGACGTTGAGCGCAACGGTCGTGCGGGGCAGCACCGACAACGGTCGGCGGATCGTACGCATCAGCCGTGGCCGGGTCGATGGCATCGCGCCGGGCATGGGCGTCGTCAGCAAAGAGGGCGGCAGCCCGGCGGCGCTGATCGGCGTGGTCGACAGAGTATATGCGCAGACCGCAGACGTGCTGCTGATCACCGACTACGGCTCGACGATCAGCGCGCGCACGGCGGGAACCGAAACGCCCGCCGAGGGCTTGATCGCGGGCCAGTGGCAGCTCGGCAGCCGGATCAAGCTGACGGATGTCAGCCGCGACGTGCCGCTTGAGATCGGGCAGTATATCGTCACGGCGGGCTTGAGCAAAGCCCTGGCTACCGACACGCCGATCGCGCAGGTGCCGCCCGACGTGCCGATCGGCACGATCATCAGCGTGTCACAGACCGGCCACAGCCAGACCGCCGAGGTCCAGCCATTCGTCGACCCGGATCGAGTACGGAACATATGGGTGATTACCGGCCAAAAATAG
- a CDS encoding HAD hydrolase-like protein produces MKYKLVIFDFDGTLADSFPWFLGIANSIADTYNFKRIEASEIEALRGYSARQMIQHLGVPLWKMPLIARHARSLTARDIEHITLFEGVDRLLRRLSQMGVTLAIVSSNSYDNVRRVLGPDNAALIAYYECGASLFGKRARFRKILKQSGVLPSEALCIGDEIRDIEAATKEHIPFGAVAWGFTRLEALKAYAPAQVFARVDEIAECIA; encoded by the coding sequence GTGAAATATAAGCTCGTCATTTTTGATTTCGACGGCACCTTAGCCGATTCGTTTCCCTGGTTCCTGGGGATCGCCAACTCAATCGCCGACACCTACAACTTCAAGCGCATCGAGGCTAGCGAGATCGAGGCGCTGCGCGGCTATAGCGCCCGGCAGATGATCCAGCATCTCGGCGTGCCGCTCTGGAAAATGCCGCTGATCGCCCGACACGCGCGGAGCCTGACGGCGCGCGACATTGAGCATATCACGCTCTTCGAGGGCGTCGATCGTCTGTTGCGGCGGCTATCGCAGATGGGCGTGACGCTGGCGATCGTCAGCTCAAACTCCTACGACAACGTTCGGCGCGTGCTCGGCCCCGACAATGCGGCGCTGATCGCGTACTACGAGTGCGGCGCGTCGCTCTTTGGGAAGCGGGCGCGGTTCAGAAAAATCCTCAAGCAGAGCGGCGTGCTGCCGAGCGAGGCGCTGTGCATTGGCGATGAGATCCGAGACATCGAGGCGGCGACCAAAGAACATATTCCGTTCGGCGCTGTCGCCTGGGGCTTTACCAGGCTAGAGGCGCTCAAGGCGTATGCGCCTGCCCAGGTCTTCGCGCGGGTCGACGAGATTGCCGAGTGCATTGCCTGA
- the minD gene encoding septum site-determining protein MinD yields the protein MARVITITSGKGGVGKTTTTANLGTALATQGQRVVAVDADIGLRNLDVVMGLENRIVYDLVDVVEGRCRLRQALIKDKRFPELFLLPAAQTRDKDAVSPEDMIELCNQLRREFDFVLIDSPAGIEGGFRNAIAGADEVLIVTTPEVSAVRDADRIVGLVEAFEKHHPRLILNRIRPQMVARGEMMSKEDVVEILAIDLIGVVPDDETIVTSTNRGEVAVMQKGSLAGKAYIDIARRLLGEDVPMIVLTEDQSLLDKFFGALGLRPRRAAR from the coding sequence ATGGCGCGAGTAATCACCATTACGTCCGGTAAAGGTGGCGTAGGAAAAACAACTACCACTGCTAATCTAGGGACCGCACTGGCGACGCAGGGGCAGCGCGTGGTTGCCGTCGACGCCGATATTGGCCTACGCAACCTGGATGTCGTGATGGGATTGGAAAATCGCATCGTGTACGATCTGGTCGACGTAGTCGAGGGCCGCTGCCGTCTGCGCCAGGCGCTGATCAAAGACAAGCGCTTCCCCGAACTCTTCTTGCTCCCGGCAGCGCAGACCCGCGATAAAGACGCGGTCAGTCCCGAAGATATGATCGAGCTGTGCAACCAGCTGCGGCGCGAGTTCGACTTCGTGCTGATCGACTCTCCGGCAGGCATCGAGGGCGGGTTTCGCAACGCAATCGCCGGTGCCGACGAGGTGCTGATCGTCACGACGCCCGAAGTCTCGGCAGTGCGCGACGCCGACCGGATCGTCGGGCTGGTCGAGGCGTTCGAGAAGCATCATCCCCGGCTGATCCTGAATCGTATTCGGCCCCAGATGGTGGCGCGCGGCGAGATGATGAGCAAAGAGGATGTCGTTGAGATCCTGGCGATCGACCTGATCGGCGTGGTTCCCGATGACGAGACGATCGTTACGTCAACCAACAGGGGCGAGGTCGCGGTGATGCAGAAAGGATCGCTGGCCGGCAAAGCCTACATCGATATTGCGCGGCGGCTGCTGGGCGAAGACGTGCCGATGATTGTGCTAACCGAAGACCAAAGCTTGCTGGATAAATTTTTTGGCGCGCTCGGCCTGCGACCACGCCGGGCGGCCAGGTAA